In a single window of the Paenibacillus sp. MMS20-IR301 genome:
- a CDS encoding AraC family transcriptional regulator, whose product MTSVTSPSPKYYIAEGRFSIQHMKRKGINAMPRPHSHELTELYYLTEGERIYFVDDRVVTVRKGELILIPGGELHATASSEMAEFERILINYDPQLLPSVLQADSLWFQNHRYRLFRLTLREQNEAETLLKRILEESRMQQPLYETAVVTLFTELMVLLQRSESTTQAGGMKHPLHHLVTDVAAYIRVHHREALTLEEVAGHFFISPSYLSRVFHRLTGFHFREYIVHIRVREAQLLLSSSAAKIQEIASRVGFEHLSHFNKIFKRTTGLTPLQYRKKSRARPPLHNEG is encoded by the coding sequence ATGACCAGCGTGACCAGTCCGAGCCCCAAATATTATATTGCTGAAGGCCGGTTCAGCATCCAGCATATGAAGCGCAAAGGCATAAATGCGATGCCGCGCCCCCACAGTCATGAACTAACCGAGCTGTACTATCTGACTGAAGGGGAACGTATTTACTTCGTTGATGACAGGGTCGTTACTGTACGTAAAGGTGAGCTGATTCTCATTCCCGGCGGGGAGCTGCATGCTACCGCAAGCTCTGAGATGGCCGAGTTCGAGCGGATTCTGATCAATTATGATCCTCAGCTTCTGCCTTCTGTGCTGCAAGCGGATTCCCTGTGGTTTCAGAATCATCGTTACCGTCTGTTCAGGCTGACCCTGCGTGAACAGAATGAAGCGGAGACGCTGCTGAAGCGGATCCTGGAGGAATCGCGAATGCAGCAGCCATTGTATGAAACGGCTGTGGTCACTCTGTTCACTGAGCTGATGGTTCTGCTTCAGCGCTCGGAGAGCACCACCCAGGCAGGCGGAATGAAGCATCCGCTGCATCATCTCGTAACCGATGTTGCCGCCTACATCCGGGTCCACCACCGGGAGGCACTTACGCTGGAGGAGGTCGCAGGCCATTTTTTCATCAGCCCGTCTTATTTAAGCAGAGTCTTCCACCGCCTGACCGGCTTCCATTTCCGTGAATATATCGTACATATCCGGGTCCGTGAAGCCCAGCTGCTGCTCTCTTCATCCGCCGCCAAAATCCAGGAGATCGCCTCCCGTGTAGGCTTCGAGCATCTGTCCCATTTCAATAAAATATTCAAGCGGACCACCGGGCTGACACCTCTCCAGTACCGCAAGAAATCCAGGGCGCGTCCCCCGCTCCATAATGAAGGGTAA
- a CDS encoding glycoside hydrolase family 28 protein, which translates to MNSDQVQPAYPLPELPQIPERVFRITDYGAEGDGLTLCTPAIQAALDDCAAAGGGKVVIPPGIWRSGPLTLHSRINLCAELGALVRFEADTSLYPLLYSHYEGNAGWRCQSPLDGDGLSDIAITGEGIFDGSGEGWRPVKRFKMTELQWQSLVASGGVLDEQEDMWWPSREAMEGEARYKKLLEQGTADKSAYLPVRDYLRPVLLSLRNCKRVLLEGPTFQNSPAWCLHPIGCEQVTVRRIQVRNPWYSQNGDGLDLESCSHALVEHCSFDVGDDAICLKSGKDEEGRRAGRPCRYITIRHCTVYHGHGGVVIGSEMSGGVHAVRVSDCLFIGTDIGLRFKSARGRGGVVEDILMENIRMTDIIHEAVSFHMFYAGVEGSEGYNEQQFPVTEETPQFRNITLKNIVCHGAATGLLVNGLPELPLAGLSVENFHAVSEQGMVLRYADGLKLDGIRLDAQQLPLLKLHKCSNVELTRSSGLVLTEA; encoded by the coding sequence ATGAACAGCGATCAGGTTCAACCAGCTTATCCCCTGCCAGAATTACCGCAGATTCCGGAGCGGGTATTCCGCATTACGGACTATGGGGCAGAAGGAGACGGGCTGACACTCTGCACCCCTGCCATTCAGGCAGCGCTGGATGATTGTGCGGCAGCCGGCGGCGGCAAAGTAGTTATTCCTCCAGGGATATGGCGTTCAGGACCTCTGACGCTGCACAGCCGGATTAATCTGTGTGCTGAGCTTGGGGCGCTCGTCAGGTTCGAAGCGGATACATCGTTGTATCCGCTGCTGTACTCCCATTACGAGGGCAATGCCGGATGGCGCTGCCAGTCCCCGCTGGATGGCGATGGATTGAGTGATATAGCCATTACCGGAGAAGGGATCTTCGACGGAAGCGGCGAGGGCTGGCGTCCGGTGAAGCGCTTCAAGATGACAGAGCTTCAGTGGCAGAGCCTGGTTGCCTCCGGCGGCGTGCTGGATGAGCAGGAGGACATGTGGTGGCCCTCCCGGGAAGCCATGGAGGGGGAAGCCCGTTACAAGAAGCTGCTTGAGCAGGGGACAGCCGATAAATCAGCGTATCTGCCTGTACGGGACTATCTCCGCCCGGTACTGCTGAGCCTGCGTAATTGCAAGCGGGTGCTCCTGGAAGGTCCGACCTTCCAGAATTCTCCCGCCTGGTGCCTGCATCCTATAGGCTGCGAGCAGGTGACCGTCCGGCGTATTCAGGTGCGGAATCCCTGGTATTCCCAGAACGGGGATGGCCTGGATCTGGAATCCTGCAGTCATGCGCTTGTTGAGCATTGCAGCTTCGATGTAGGTGATGATGCCATCTGCCTGAAGTCAGGTAAGGATGAAGAAGGCCGCAGAGCCGGAAGGCCTTGCCGTTATATCACTATCCGGCACTGTACGGTCTATCATGGACATGGCGGTGTTGTCATTGGCAGTGAAATGTCGGGCGGGGTGCATGCGGTCAGAGTCAGTGACTGCCTGTTCATCGGCACGGATATCGGCCTGCGTTTCAAGAGCGCCAGGGGCAGAGGCGGTGTAGTTGAGGATATTCTTATGGAGAACATCCGCATGACGGACATCATCCACGAAGCGGTATCCTTCCATATGTTCTATGCGGGTGTGGAAGGCTCAGAAGGCTATAATGAACAGCAGTTTCCGGTAACGGAGGAGACTCCGCAGTTCCGGAATATCACCCTGAAGAATATTGTCTGCCATGGTGCGGCAACCGGACTGCTGGTGAACGGCTTGCCTGAGCTGCCGCTTGCCGGCCTGAGTGTGGAGAACTTTCATGCTGTAAGCGAGCAGGGAATGGTACTGCGCTATGCTGACGGACTCAAGCTGGACGGAATCAGACTCGATGCGCAGCAATTGCCGCTGCTCAAGCTGCATAAATGCAGCAATGTTGAGCTGACCCGTTCAAGCGGGCTTGTACTCACAGAAGCTTAA
- a CDS encoding glycoside hydrolase family 43 protein yields the protein MRTFNNPVLPGFYPDPSAIRVGEDYYLVTSSFEFFPGVPIFHSRDLVNWRQLGHVLDRPSQLNLDQIIPSMGIWAPTIRYHEGLFYMITTYVDNNKDQHNFYVTATDPAGDWSDPVWLEDAPGIDSSLFFDEDGKVYYTGNRVPPEGQDYPKHMDIWLQEIDLTQGKLVGEKISIWQGALKVGHAQEGPHIYKIGGWYYVLIAEGGTGHTHAITIARSRNVAGPYEGNKANPILTHRHLGRDYPVVNVGHGELVETQHGDWWMFCLASRTCGGYYRNLGRETFLTPVKWENEWPVVNPGKGVLELQAAAPDLPETKWPQLPVRDDFDSAELSLIWNFLRTPRGEFWSLTQQPGVLRLQLKPEQLTELANPAFIGRRQQHLSFRAAAAMAFKPGGEGEAAGLALIQNADNHFRYELGLVNGEQVLQLIVRSRGDEQLLASEAYLPDTVQLKAEARGQEYSFYYRADEQETWKPLYEKADGRVLSTDLAGGFTGAYIGMYASSHGAESASYADFDWFSYEELE from the coding sequence TTGAGAACATTCAACAATCCAGTGCTGCCGGGCTTCTACCCGGACCCTTCGGCTATCCGCGTGGGTGAGGATTATTATCTTGTCACTTCGAGTTTTGAATTTTTCCCTGGTGTACCCATTTTTCATAGTAGAGACCTGGTGAACTGGCGTCAGCTGGGCCATGTGCTGGACCGTCCGTCCCAGCTGAACCTGGATCAGATCATTCCGTCGATGGGGATCTGGGCGCCGACGATCCGCTACCATGAAGGTCTATTCTATATGATTACAACCTACGTAGACAATAATAAGGACCAGCATAATTTCTACGTAACCGCAACCGACCCCGCCGGGGACTGGTCTGATCCGGTCTGGCTGGAGGATGCCCCGGGCATTGATTCCTCCCTGTTCTTCGACGAAGACGGCAAAGTCTATTACACCGGCAACCGCGTCCCGCCTGAAGGCCAGGATTATCCGAAGCATATGGATATCTGGCTGCAGGAAATTGATCTTACCCAGGGCAAGCTGGTTGGGGAGAAGATCAGCATCTGGCAAGGAGCGCTTAAGGTAGGCCATGCCCAGGAAGGGCCGCATATCTACAAAATCGGCGGCTGGTATTATGTGCTGATTGCTGAGGGAGGAACCGGCCATACCCATGCCATTACAATTGCCCGCAGCCGGAATGTGGCAGGACCATATGAGGGCAACAAAGCTAATCCGATTCTGACCCACCGCCATCTTGGCCGGGATTATCCGGTGGTGAATGTCGGACATGGAGAGCTGGTGGAGACGCAGCATGGAGACTGGTGGATGTTCTGCCTGGCCTCACGTACCTGCGGCGGTTATTACCGCAACCTTGGCCGGGAGACCTTCCTGACTCCGGTGAAATGGGAGAATGAGTGGCCGGTGGTGAATCCCGGCAAGGGGGTGCTGGAGCTGCAAGCCGCAGCGCCTGACCTGCCGGAGACGAAATGGCCGCAGCTGCCTGTCCGCGATGATTTCGACAGTGCAGAGCTGAGCCTGATCTGGAATTTCCTGCGGACGCCGCGCGGTGAATTCTGGAGCCTTACACAGCAGCCGGGAGTACTGCGGCTGCAGCTGAAGCCGGAGCAGCTGACAGAGCTGGCCAATCCGGCCTTTATCGGCAGACGCCAGCAGCATTTGAGCTTCAGAGCAGCTGCTGCTATGGCCTTCAAGCCGGGCGGGGAAGGCGAAGCTGCCGGGCTTGCCCTGATTCAGAACGCGGACAATCATTTCCGTTATGAGCTGGGGCTGGTGAATGGAGAGCAGGTGCTGCAGCTGATCGTGCGGAGCAGAGGTGACGAGCAGCTCCTTGCCTCGGAAGCTTATCTGCCGGATACGGTACAGCTCAAGGCAGAAGCCAGAGGCCAGGAGTACAGCTTTTACTATAGAGCAGATGAACAGGAGACCTGGAAGCCGCTGTATGAGAAGGCGGACGGAAGAGTGCTCAGTACAGATCTGGCCGGAGGATTCACAGGGGCATACATCGGCATGTACGCAAGCTCCCATGGCGCAGAAAGTGCGAGCTACGCGGACTTCGACTGGTTCAGCTATGAAGAGCTTGAATAG
- a CDS encoding helix-turn-helix domain-containing protein: MSLTFISISCILVLAIVIFYWYRNIAIDNVNKANQNVLLNTETVFMNYKEIVQNYTMDFYANPNISTLMRSGDTGWSDQLYSALSQIRGALVVNQYLENAYIFGENEPVAIFENMPLNNEAKLELARRMRSSRIIESPFLWKTTQNNGAPVTLLTVFYNDRAFADSEYYGAVALTVNLAKLQNNLFTQQEGEATRYAVLDQNGGVLMHSALSGSTLHPEMLKQVAQSKADRGSFVYRGGGEAQLITYIHSAEDNLWFISETFYRDSIRELSGARNLMIALCLALILAASVSAYLISRRMYKPIGRLFGSIAHISGNEEALKTGSDFDTVNLELESIGIKLEQLKKESAGSALMRWLLSPRGSAADTGTPVMNLGAPDGAYCVCVIAVLEPGPVRDVPEAAEEAVLRIQAAFAGLAGVQSFRLHEESAVLILSELQSGSFGDYALFRSKWEEIAAQTPGSGGRCSFGVSGLASDLSLLKPKYNEAADCQQYIKFHGQQNIVFADDTIHLNSSSVPDSALAPLLQAVKQPELAGHIPQAVERLLEVARSYRAESATIAISRLAFELNRTAAGTGGSTRHSGFLDYYQQVWQLQSYDKLRDWIEQSCYAASSRIAGMGALQTRSLAAEAVTYIRENYSDPGLSLNALAEKLSVSPAYLSRLIAEEVNASFPDLINQLRLEQAELLLVTDLSLDIREIAGQVGYNSSTYFTTQFKKRYGVTPSKWRMNHILQQQE; the protein is encoded by the coding sequence ATGAGTCTGACCTTCATCTCTATCAGCTGCATACTCGTCTTGGCCATAGTGATATTTTACTGGTACCGGAATATTGCAATAGATAATGTTAACAAGGCTAATCAGAATGTCCTGCTGAATACTGAGACCGTTTTCATGAATTATAAGGAGATCGTCCAGAACTACACTATGGACTTCTATGCCAATCCGAACATTAGCACACTTATGCGCAGCGGGGACACGGGGTGGAGCGATCAGCTGTACAGCGCCTTAAGCCAGATCCGCGGGGCACTGGTCGTCAACCAGTATTTGGAGAACGCCTACATTTTTGGTGAGAATGAACCGGTGGCGATCTTTGAGAATATGCCGCTGAACAATGAAGCCAAGCTGGAGCTGGCCCGGCGGATGCGCAGCAGCCGCATCATTGAATCTCCGTTTCTGTGGAAGACCACCCAAAATAACGGCGCACCGGTAACACTGCTGACTGTCTTCTATAATGACCGGGCTTTTGCGGACAGCGAATATTACGGTGCCGTTGCGCTGACGGTTAATCTTGCTAAGCTGCAGAATAACCTGTTCACCCAGCAGGAAGGCGAGGCTACCCGGTATGCAGTGCTTGATCAGAATGGCGGTGTCCTCATGCACAGCGCCCTCTCCGGCAGCACTCTGCACCCGGAAATGCTGAAGCAGGTAGCCCAGTCCAAGGCTGACAGAGGTTCCTTCGTCTACCGGGGCGGCGGAGAGGCCCAGCTCATTACTTATATCCATTCTGCCGAGGATAACCTGTGGTTTATCTCGGAGACCTTCTATAGAGACAGCATCCGCGAGCTTTCGGGTGCCCGCAACCTGATGATCGCCCTCTGCCTCGCACTGATACTTGCGGCCTCTGTAAGTGCCTATCTGATCTCGCGGCGGATGTATAAGCCGATTGGACGGTTGTTCGGCAGTATCGCCCATATCTCCGGTAATGAAGAAGCCTTGAAGACCGGCAGCGATTTCGACACCGTAAATCTGGAGCTGGAATCCATAGGAATCAAGCTGGAGCAGCTCAAAAAGGAGAGCGCCGGCAGCGCCCTGATGCGCTGGCTGCTCTCCCCGCGCGGTTCAGCCGCTGACACCGGCACACCAGTGATGAACCTCGGTGCACCTGATGGCGCCTACTGCGTATGTGTAATAGCAGTCCTGGAGCCGGGTCCTGTCAGGGATGTACCCGAAGCGGCCGAGGAAGCCGTGCTGCGGATTCAAGCCGCCTTCGCAGGGCTGGCCGGGGTGCAAAGCTTCCGGTTGCATGAGGAATCAGCCGTCCTTATACTCAGCGAGCTGCAAAGCGGCAGCTTCGGGGATTATGCACTCTTCCGCAGCAAGTGGGAAGAGATCGCGGCCCAAACGCCGGGTTCAGGCGGCCGGTGCTCGTTCGGCGTCAGCGGGCTGGCCTCCGACCTTAGCCTGCTGAAGCCCAAATACAATGAAGCCGCTGATTGTCAGCAGTACATCAAATTCCACGGGCAGCAGAACATTGTATTCGCCGATGATACCATTCATTTGAACAGCAGCTCCGTACCCGACAGCGCACTTGCGCCGCTGCTGCAGGCCGTTAAGCAGCCGGAGCTCGCGGGCCATATTCCCCAGGCTGTGGAACGGCTGCTGGAAGTGGCCCGCAGCTACAGGGCCGAGTCTGCAACAATCGCTATCTCCAGGCTGGCCTTTGAACTGAACCGTACAGCCGCCGGCACCGGCGGGAGCACCCGCCACTCCGGGTTTCTCGATTATTACCAGCAGGTTTGGCAGCTCCAGAGCTATGACAAGTTGCGGGACTGGATCGAGCAGAGCTGCTATGCCGCCTCAAGCCGGATTGCCGGCATGGGTGCGCTGCAGACCCGCAGTCTGGCAGCTGAAGCTGTCACATACATTAGAGAGAACTACAGCGATCCCGGCCTGTCTCTTAACGCCTTGGCCGAGAAGCTGTCGGTCAGTCCCGCCTATCTCAGCCGGCTGATTGCGGAAGAGGTGAACGCCAGCTTCCCCGATCTGATTAACCAGCTGCGCCTGGAGCAGGCCGAACTGCTGCTGGTCACAGACCTCTCGCTTGATATCCGCGAAATCGCCGGACAGGTCGGCTATAACAGCAGCACCTATTTCACAACCCAGTTCAAAAAACGGTACGGTGTTACACCCTCCAAATGGAGAATGAATCATATTCTGCAGCAGCAGGAGTAG
- a CDS encoding ABC transporter permease subunit gives MMQEARPDIPGQMVPQAQPASARRFRKSLRKDSSLYLLALPGIIILILFAYLPMSGLILVFKNYNFNDGIFGSPWAGFANFEFFFSSMEDALRATRNTVMLNALYMLTGTFFSVAIAIILNELRSKWFIKITQSVMFFPYFISWIIIGAILFSLLDYDKGILNQLFQALGLSQMDWYSSPWLFVVILVLANIWKSAGYGAIIYYAVLQGVDTSYYEAARIDGASRWQIITKITVPMLIPSIILMTLLGIGGMLKGDLSMIMGVTFLNPLLLPTTDIIDVYVYRTAIRSGEFGFASAITLYQSVFGFVLVLLANKLAGWYDKDSKLF, from the coding sequence ATGATGCAAGAGGCAAGACCGGACATACCGGGACAAATGGTCCCGCAGGCACAACCGGCCAGCGCCAGGCGCTTCCGCAAATCCTTAAGAAAGGATAGCTCGCTGTACCTGCTCGCGCTGCCGGGTATCATCATTCTGATCTTATTCGCCTACCTGCCGATGAGCGGACTGATTCTCGTCTTCAAGAATTACAACTTCAATGACGGCATCTTCGGCAGCCCCTGGGCGGGCTTCGCCAACTTCGAGTTTTTCTTCTCCAGTATGGAGGATGCCCTGCGGGCGACACGCAACACAGTCATGCTGAATGCGCTTTATATGCTGACCGGTACGTTTTTCTCCGTGGCCATCGCCATTATATTGAACGAGCTGCGCAGCAAGTGGTTTATCAAAATCACCCAAAGTGTCATGTTCTTCCCCTACTTCATCTCCTGGATCATTATCGGGGCTATCCTGTTCTCGCTGCTCGACTATGACAAGGGCATTCTCAATCAGCTCTTTCAAGCGCTGGGTTTATCGCAGATGGACTGGTACTCCAGCCCGTGGCTGTTCGTTGTCATTCTCGTGCTGGCGAATATCTGGAAAAGCGCAGGCTACGGCGCCATTATCTACTATGCTGTTCTGCAGGGCGTGGATACCTCCTACTATGAAGCCGCGCGGATCGACGGTGCCTCCAGATGGCAGATTATTACCAAAATCACCGTGCCGATGCTGATTCCTTCGATTATCCTGATGACGCTGCTCGGGATCGGAGGCATGCTGAAAGGCGACCTGAGCATGATCATGGGTGTAACCTTCCTCAATCCGCTGCTGCTGCCTACTACCGATATTATCGACGTCTATGTATACCGCACTGCCATCCGTTCCGGTGAATTCGGCTTCGCTTCTGCTATTACGCTCTATCAATCCGTCTTTGGATTCGTCCTGGTTCTGTTAGCCAATAAGCTGGCCGGCTGGTATGACAAAGACAGCAAACTATTCTAG